The Yoonia sp. SS1-5 genome contains a region encoding:
- the rfbC gene encoding dTDP-4-dehydrorhamnose 3,5-epimerase, which translates to MAALIEQTALPGVRIISPRWFADNRGAFCETYNQESWAKLGVTETFVQDNHSVSRDIGTVRGLHFQSPPSAQAKLVRVIVGAIWDVAVDIRKGSPTYGKWVGVDLTAENKRQLLIPAGFLHGFVTRAPNTEVVYKCSSTYAPATEGAVRFDDPELNIDWGIPGSNAVLSDKDAVAGRFADLDSPFAFEGDVQ; encoded by the coding sequence TTGGCTGCGTTGATTGAACAGACAGCACTGCCCGGTGTCCGGATCATTTCACCACGATGGTTCGCCGATAATCGCGGCGCGTTTTGCGAAACATATAATCAGGAAAGCTGGGCCAAGCTCGGCGTGACCGAAACATTCGTTCAGGACAATCATTCGGTCAGCCGTGATATCGGCACGGTCCGTGGCCTGCATTTCCAAAGCCCCCCCAGCGCACAAGCCAAACTGGTCCGTGTGATCGTGGGCGCAATCTGGGATGTCGCCGTTGATATCCGCAAGGGCTCACCCACCTATGGCAAATGGGTCGGCGTTGATCTGACGGCCGAAAACAAGCGCCAATTGCTGATCCCGGCAGGGTTTCTGCACGGGTTCGTCACCCGCGCGCCCAATACAGAAGTGGTCTATAAATGTTCTAGCACCTACGCGCCCGCGACCGAGGGGGCCGTACGCTTTGATGATCCGGAACTGAATATCGACTGGGGCATCCCCGGCAGCAACGCCGTTCTGTCTGACAAGGACGCCGTTGCCGGCCGCTTTGCCGACCTCGACAGCCCGTTTGCATTCGAAGGGGACGTGCAATGA